The Acomys russatus chromosome 11, mAcoRus1.1, whole genome shotgun sequence genome contains the following window.
GTGGGGGGTtggcggggggaggaggagagaggggtgtTTCATGAGGAAGACCAGTCTTGGGGAGCTCAAGCATCCTGGGATCTTTGAGGGCCAGTTTATCTTAGGGCAGAGTAGGctctgggggttggggtggggtatCCTAGGTCTGGATCCATCTACTGCAAGGATCCAGTGGCTGGTGGTGGTCTTTCTATGTGGAATTTATATGGAAGGCTGTAGGGCACCACAGAAGGTCTGTGCAGGGAGCAGTATGGTCAAGCACAAGCTCCAGAAGCTGGGAGACCGAATTGGGGTGAGAGAGTTGTGCTGGGCTGAGGGAAGATGCATATCATGCAGGTGCCCAGTGGATCGGGGTTCCTGGGGAGCTCCGTGGCTATGCTGAGGCCCACCGCCGGCATGGCCGCCTGCCTTGGGCTCAGCTCTTCAGGCCCACCATTGCACTGCTCCGAAAGGGTTTCCGTGTGCCCTCTGTCCTCAGCCAGTTCCTCAACAACAGCTTCCTGAAGCCCTTCTTGTATTCATCATCGCTGAGGTGAGCACTGCAGGGTAGCCCTCAAATCCGTCTCCACCTGTTGTGTGTGACTGAGCTCAGCCATGGTCCGGCCACATGCCCCAGTCCTTCCTCAGCTGGGAGGCTGATCCTAAGGCACCAAAAAGCCTTTAGggccaggatagccaatgctTATCTGTTTCCGGTCAGAACCTAACTTAGGCTAAGGATAGCTCGCCCCTCCAGCTCTGGCTCCCTTCTACTTCTCTTTGGGGGAGGCAGACGGTCTTTGGCTGACCCCTTTCTTGTTCTGGTACATCAGTGATAGGTCATCCCAGTAGGTGATGGAAGTGACCCTGGGAGACACAGATACACTAGAAAGGTTCCAGGGCCAGGAGTGAGGGTGGTGGCGCCAGCCCCACTTCCTTCTAGAAAACCAGCTTCTCAGTGCTCCAGGGCTGGAGCTGTGGCTATTTTCCCCGAGAAGAATCCTGAAGATCTCTCTAGAGTTCTACAGCAATGTGAGCGTCGTCGCTGGAATCTGGCATCGGCCTGAGGTTGCCTCCTACCCGCCCTAGACAGCTCTTCTTCAATGGGACAGAAGCCTTGAGATCCCAGGACCCATTCCCATGGCCTGCCCTGGCAAACACCCTGGAGACCGTGGCCATGGAGGGTGCAGAGGCCTTATACACGGGGAGGCTGGGCCACCTGCTGGTGGAGGACATTGCCAAGGAAGGTTAGCTGAACTGACACTCCAACATCCAGCCCCGGCTAGAGAAAGAGTCACGTTCTGGCACTGGGAGTAAAGTCACGCCCCTTCAGTACCACCGGGAGCTCCAGGGATTCGAGGGGAGGTCAGGTGCCCCTTTAGTCCAGCCTAGCCATTGCTAGCCTTAGTGGTCTTGGTGGTCAAGTACCTCGACTTTGCAAGTCTACCCATGAAGAGGCAATGGGAGGCCTGGGTGGCCAAGCTGGCCACCTTTCTCCTCCTATCCCACTTGCTTTCCTCTGCTCTCGGTCTACCCACCCTATCCAGCCGCCCATATACTCAGCATCACCCCTCTGGGCTACACCACTAGCCGGGAAGAGGAACTTCTTTGTGTGTCCTGAGTAGCAAGTCTTCCTTGTCCTTTGACAATCCCCATCTGCACCTGGagctctcactgtctctctccagGAAGCCAGCTGACCATTGAGGACTTGGCTGCCTTCCAGCCTGAGGTGGCAGAGGCCCTGGAGATGCCCCTTGGAAACTACACGCTGTACTCACCACCTCCGCCTGCAGGGGGTGCTATTCTTAGCTTCATCCTGAACGTGCTGAAAGGTAAGACCCTCTGaggcctcctctctccttttcagcTCTGCCCTGCCGGGAGCCTGAGCTCTCACTCATCCCTGACTCTGGGGAACACATTAGCTTTCTGTCATATAGCTATAATGTCTGATACAGTTACTTATCAAGAAGAGTTTAGCACCCAGAGTTTAGCTCAGCAGTCTGAGTACTTAAGGCCTggctccatttatttatttattatcatgtatacagtgctttgcttgcatgtatatggcCAAaggagggcgccatatcacattacagatggttatgagccaccatgtggttgctgggaattgaactcaggacctttggaagaggaggtggcgctattaaccactgagccatctctccagcccccctggcTCCTTTTATAAGAACTACCAGAGTCACAGTGAAGTACACTCCAATAGCATACTCCCAGTGATCTATTGACTTCCTATGAAGACttacctttttggtttttgtttagtttggtttggtttggctttttgagacagaggttctctgtgtagccttggctttgtagaccagctggcctcgaactcacagagatctgcctgcccctgcctctcaggtgctgggattaaaggcgtgcaccaccacacctggcctaagaCTTACCTCTTAAAGGTTCAGCTACCTCCCAATGCTGACACTATGGGGACACTCAAGACAGAGTCTAATCATACCATAGGGCCACTGTCTTTTCTACCCACTAGGTTAACAGATGTATGCCATCCAAGACTGTCCAGGACAGTGGTCAGGATGCTATGTTCTAGATTGGTCTCTGCCTCAGGAACTGGTCAATATTGTGCAGACAGAAGTGACATTCTTTTCCTTAGTCTGTGACCCAGTCTCCGGGCACAGGAGCTGAAGGCTCTGCAAGTAGCGAACTGCCTGTCAGGGATGTACACAGCACAGGGAACCAGCCTGCAGGGACTGCCTGAGGCCTCACAGCTCTGGAAGCTACAAGTCACACAGCAGGTCATACACAGGACCGTTCCCTTTGGCTGCCTCACACTAGGCTCTCCCTCTCAGAACAGACAGCGCAAACAGACACCACATGCTTCTCTTACACTTGTGAAGAGTTTAATTATAAATTTAGGACCATAGGACACTCACAACAACCtttccacagacaggaagcactGTGGCTTCTCTTTGGTGTATGTAAAATCGCCCCGCCATCACCACTGTTGGTCAGCTTCCGGTTGCTATAGCAAATACTTGCGATAAAAACCCGCATATAAagagaaacagtttattttgtGCCACGGAGTCCATGTTTGCTTGGCTCCATTGCttttgggcctgtggtgaggaggTATACCGTGACAGGGGTGTATGATAGAGCAATAACCTCAAGGCTGACCTAAACCATCCTGCTGGTCCCGCCTCTTACAGCTTCCATCACTTCCCAGTGGTGTCAAGCTCAGAACCAAGCCTACAAGTGTGCCCAGGGGCCATATGTCACCTCGACATAAGCACTTCAATACGGTGACAGTCAATCTCATCACAGAGATGTTCAATAGGGTCTGAGAGTTCAGTGGTGGAATTCATGTCTAACCGTGCCGTGTGTGGGTACTGAGCTCAGTGCTGTGATGAAGGAACAGGCAGAAGACACAGTATGGGTCCATTAGACTATGGAATGGTTTACATCCTTGGCACAATGGAGCACTGTGGTGGCACAAGATTTCATCACGCTACGCAGAATGAACTGtttcttctggaactttctgtttaatattttcaaactatGAGTGGCGGCAGGTGACTGAAATTGTGAAAAGTCAGACCATAGACAAGAGGCGGACATCCCTTCTCCTCAGTGTATCTGATTTATAAAGATGCATGCGgccctgtgtggtggtgcatccctttaatcctagtacccaggaggcagaagtagtcGGAACTCTGAGTATAGATTGAggctggtcaacagagtgagtttcaggatagccagggctacacagagacaccctgtcttgagacAAAAGAAGACACGTGATCACATTTAGGGCTACCTACATAATCTACACAATGCAGGGTAAATGCCTCCTCTCAAAATCCTTAAcataaggccaggtgtggtggcgcatgcctttaatcccagcactcaggaggcagagacaggtggagtgctgtgagttcgaggccagcctggtctacgaagcaagtctaggacaaccaagactacacagagaaaccctgtctcaaaacaccaaaaaaaaaaaaaaaaaaaaaaaaaagccttaacatattttgtcataaaatgtaattttaattctcATGCTATATAAATCAATATTTGTAGATTCTGGGGGATCTTTGGGGGATCCTACATTCACCACACTACACAAAGTAACCCCCCTGCACCCTGATACTTCTCCAGGGTTCAACTTCTCTGCAGAGATGGTGGCCCAGCCTGAAGGAAAGGTGAATGTGTATCATCGCCTTGTGGAGACACTCAAGTTCGCAGTAGGGAACAGGTGGCGGCAGTGGGACCCTCACAAACACCCAGGGATACAAGTAAGACTCCTCAGAACTGATCCTCACTTCTTCCTTTGAAaatagaaggaagggagggtcaGGACTGGCTCAAGGAAGGTGGAAgaatttctttgtaattttttttttttttaatgagacagtctctctgtatgagccttggctgtcctggattcactttgtagaccaggctggccacgaactcacagcgatccacctgcctctgcctcccgagtcctgggattaaacgcatgcgccaccatgcccggcttgtgatggctttgtttggtttggtttggtttggtttggtttttcaagacagggtttctctgtgtaaccttggctgtcctggactcacactgtagaccaggctggccgcgaactcacagagatccacctgcctctgcctcccaagtgctgggattaaagacgtgttcTACCACATCAGGCTTTATAGTTCTAGGCAAGAATATCCTGACAGGGGTCCCCAGGGCTGGAAGGGACTCTGGGATGGTAGATATAGCAGGGAGGGGCTAGACTTCACATGGGCTCAAAGAAGGCCCTTCTAGATTGGAGAAAGTGGGGAATGAGTTCATCCTGCCCTCTGCTCTGAGGACCATTCCCCAGCCCTGGCTCCTCACTAACTTACTGACTGCTCGCTCCAGAACAGCTCCCAGGAGCTTCTTGGGGAGGCTCTAGCCCAGCACATCCGCTGGCAGATAGATGACCGCGGTGACCATCAGCTCAGCCACTACAACCTGTCTGGAGTCACGGGCAACAGGATGGGCACCTCTCATGTGTCTGTGCTGGGAGAAGACGGCAGTGCTGTGGCAGCCACCAGCACCATCAATACACCGTGTGTAGgacctggggcggggggaggggggtgaagggaaggggcaggggcagacacagacacagctcAGGGGCGGGTGGGCAGACCCCTCTCCTTTGCTCCGTTGATCTGCTCTCTCCACCTGTCCTTGCTAGTCTCTAGGCAGGCAgcttcttgcttttgcttttccctCTATTTATCTGGCACCAAAGATATTTCTTGCTGAGAAAAGCTATTGCTAGGTGGCCATGAGCCAGGTCTGGAATGGCATAGgccttacattaaaaaaaaaaagtatcctgaTAGAGGCCAAAGTGGATCTTTGGGAGTGGAGCATGGGTGGTGTTAGGCTCTGGTGTGCTGGAAGGCAGCCTCACGCTGTTGGGAGCCATGGCCCCAAACTCAGGCTCCACCTTACCCCTGTGCAGCTTTGGAGCGATGGTATACTCACCCCAGACAGGCATCCTCCTTAACAACGAGCTACTGGACTTATGCTGGAGGCACATACCAGGTTCCACAGTCACTCCTCCCCCTGGTGAGAGCGAGGGAGGCCTCCTGCTCAGCACCCctaaaagagaggaaggagggtgggtgggtggctaaCCCCTGGGTGGAtttatccgccccccccccatcatttgAGCGCTGTTTACTGGGTGGTACTCCTGGAAGGTGTGAGTGATGCTTGTTGGCCCCAGTTCCAGGTGAGCGGCCACCATCTTCCATGATACCTTCTATCTTGGTCAACAAAGCCCAGGGATCAAAGCTGGTGATTGGTGGGGCTGGTGGGGAGCTTATTATCTCTGCTGTGGCTCAGGTGAGTCTGAAGGTTCTTGGTTAGAGTGTTTCTACTGGGGGGGGGAgctctctggggtggggggtgaggtgcGGGGGATGGAGTGTTGTGGTGGGGTGGCCACTGCCATCTCCTTCCCCTGCTCTCTTATTTCTTCCAGACCATCATGAATAAGCTGTGGCTTGGCTTTGACCTGACAGAAGCTATTGCAGCCCCCATCCTACATGTCAACAGCAAAGGCCAAGTGGAATATGAGCCTAAGTTCAACCAGGTGAGGCTGAGGttcccacccacctgcctcttgaTACCCACGGGGCTCGAGGGGCCCCGGGAAAGAACTCAGTAACTGTGTGTGGCCAGGCAGGAGCATGTCACCTGCAGGGGCCATGAGGAGAAGCTCAGTGGGAGAGACAATAGGTTTGTCTCAAGGCATCCATTGGAGAGCAGGCTGTTGCCCAAGCTTCTCCCAGGATGAGGGCTTTAGTCTTGTCAGTCTCTGACTGTGGCCGTATAGATGCTCCTCCCTGGGGGGTCGCACTGTTGTTACTTCCAAACATGTGATTCCCCACTGAAGGACCCGGGGCCTGAATTCTCTGACTGGCTACCTACCATCCCCCTCCGCAGACAGACACTTAGCTTCCTGTGAGTTTTCTGAAGCTAATTGCGTGCACTGTGTTGGGACACAGGGAAAGATGAGtagctttggggctggagagatggctcagtggttttgCTCAATGGCTCTCAGAcccctacatggcagctcacagccactgtaTAAAAGTTATGagagatccaacaccttcttctgacctctataggtTCCTCCTATATGCGTGTGGTGCAGCAATATGCGCTCAGGTgtataacacatacacatgcaagtgtgcatgcacatacaaatagatgaatgttttgaaaataagttaaattaaaaGACTAGTAGCTTTTTGAGGCTACAACTTTGTGTTTAGGACCATTTCAACTATCTATGGTTTAAGGGTCTCAAAGTACTGTTTTGGTTCCCAAGGTCACCTTCTGGGAATGTCCCTTAGAATTCTAAAAACCATTAAAGCAGGAGGCCTTTagtaaaaaaagggggggggggcattgacAGACAGTCTTTACCTCATGCTAGTTTGGCTCCTGAATTTTTCCGCTTTCCAGTGGTATAAAAGCCGTAtgtgcagggctggggatgtagcctAGTGAAAAAGTATGCACCAGTTCCCAGCActacaaaatgaaaagatgaaaaaagaaaagaaagttatacCCATCCAGTGGGAAACATTTAATGTTCACTAGACATTAGTGGTGATTCCTcatttagctattctgtgttcgAACTTCAGGATAGTGCTCAGTAAATTACATGTGAGGTGCTCAACACGTTCGGATAAAATGATCTTTGGCTCAGACAACACAGTAGCCTAAGGTAGTGCTCTACACATTTAAAGCAGGCTACAACATTTGATAGGTTAGAcgtacttacattttaaaaacagatttatttattttatgcgtatgagtgtattgcctgcatgtctgtgtgctcTTGGATTTCataagagggcactggattccccgCCACTGGAATTATGATGGCGCGccacccatgtgggtgctgagaaccgaacctgggtcctctgccaaagcaaccagtgctcttgagTGCTGAGCCATGTCTTTTATTTAGATATAGTAAATATACAAATGCATTTTGACTTCAAATATCTTCCAGTTCTGGTGCATTGAACAACACATCTGGAGAGTCGAGAGCCTTGCTGTTCCCACCTGAGGCTCAGTGCTCAGCCCCTTGGACTCAGATTCTTGGCATTTTAGCATCTGTGCAGGCTTCTTCTGGGGATCTCAGATGCTCTGTCCGAATACCAAGGGACTAATGTTTAGAGGATGCAA
Protein-coding sequences here:
- the Ggt5 gene encoding LOW QUALITY PROTEIN: glutathione hydrolase 5 proenzyme (The sequence of the model RefSeq protein was modified relative to this genomic sequence to represent the inferred CDS: substituted 1 base at 1 genomic stop codon), translated to MAWGHQATVCLVLLGLGLGLAIVVLAVVFSPHHASCGPEAFAHAAVAADAKICSDIGRAILQQRGSPVDAAIAALICTGVVNPQSMGLGGGVIFTIYTASTGKVEVINARETVPASHFQDLLDRCKNTLPLGTGAQWIGVPGELRGYAEAHRRHGRLPWAQLFRPTIALLRKGFRVPSVLSQFLNNSFLKPFLYSSSLRQLFFNGTEALRSQDPFPWPALANTLETVAMEGAEALYTGRLGHLLVEDIAKEGSQLTIEDLAAFQPEVAEALEMPLGNYTLYSPPPPAGGAILSFILNVLKGFNFSAEMVAQPEGKVNVYHRLVETLKFAVGNRWRQWDPHKHPGIQNSSQELLGEALAQHIRWQIDDRGDHQLSHYNLSGVTGNRMGTSHVSVLGEDGSAVAATSTINTPFGAMVYSPQTGILLNNELLDLCWRHIPGSTVTPPPGESGCLLGGTPGRCEXCLLAPVPGERPPSSMIPSILVNKAQGSKLVIGGAGGELIISAVAQTIMNKLWLGFDLTEAIAAPILHVNSKGQVEYEPKFNQEVQKGLQDRGQSQSKRLFFLNVVQAVFQEGPCVYAASDRRKDGKASGY